acatatcaaagctgcaagctaaggttaaatctagacttcgtttcctctatcgtaatcgctcctcttcaccccagctgccaaactaaccctgattcagatgaccatcctacccatgctagattacggagacgtaatttatagatcggcaggtaagggtgctctcgagcggctagatgtgcTTTACCATTCGGCCACCAGATTTACCgacaatgctccttataggacatgtcactgcactctatactcctctgtaaactggtcatttcCGTATACTCGTCGCAAGacacactggttgatgcttatttataaaatcctcttaggcctcactcccccctatatGAGaaacctactgcagccctcatcctccacatacaacacccgttctgccagtcacattctgttaaaggtccccaaagcacacacatccctggggtcgctcctcttttcagttcgctgcagctagcgactggaacaagctgcaaaaaacactcaaactggacagttttatctcaatctcttcattcaaagactcaatcatggacactcttactgacagttgtggctgcttcgcgtgatgtatttttgtctctaccttcttgccctttgtgctgctgtctgtgcccaataatgtttgtaccatgttttgtgctgctgccatgttgctaccatgttgtgttgtcatgtggtgttgctaccatgctgtggtgtcatgtgttgctgccgtgctatgttgttgtcttaggtctctctttatgtagtgttgtggtgtctcttgtcgtgatgtctGTTTTgccctatatttttattttcatcccagcccccgtccccacaggccttttgtcttttggtagaccgtcattgtaaataagaatttgttcttaactgacttgcctagttaaataaaggttaaataaaaaaacataaaataacattATCCAAAAGAAacttagtcatgtgtgcatacattttatgtatgggtggtccGAGCAGGAATGGAACTCAAGCCTAgcgttacaagcaccatgctctaccaactgagctacagaggaccatatcTGGcatcccaatgaaaactagtttaatttaaatgtgtattttatgAAAAAGAGATGTATGTTTCTGGACGGTGCAcaatgctgccttgttgacatgACCCAGCGGCACAGATTACTGTTCCATTTGAGAAGGGCGCTCCTCCCTCCCCACTTTGGCCCTTTCAAATCACGGGCCATAGACCGTTGCCCCCGAGCTCAGCATAATCAAATTCGTCTCCCTGCTGTCCCCCAACAGAGTGGGAAGTAGCTGCCTAGTAGCCAACATCAAGGTGATAGTCACAGTAAGTAACGGTCTAACTAACCTATTGCAGAGCTCCTTTcgacacgcccactcctttcctttcgacacgcccactcctttcctttcgacacgcccactcctttcctttcgacacgcccactcctttcctttcgacacgcccactcctttcctttcgacacgcccactcctttcctttcgacacgcccactcctttcctttcgacacgcccactcctttcctttcgacacgcccactcctttcctttcgacacgcccactcctttcctttcgacacgcccactcctttcctttcgacacgcccactcctttcctttcgacatgcccactcctttcctttcgacacgcccactcctttcctttcgacacacccactcctttcctttcgacACGCCCACTCTCCCATACTCTGGTTGCCATATTGGACTGCAGCTACCCCATTCTCTAAAATACCCCAAATCAGAGAGGAATAGATGAAGCACTGAAGCAGTATATAGACGTCTGCCCAAATGTTTGAGCACACACAACTTGAAaacaacactgtttttatttaatTCCAAAAACTTTTATGACGGAGAAACGTATAAGTATATAGACATTATAAACTCTTATTGTTCAAATTTCTTCCCTTAGGAACTTTTTTTCACCCCACATCAATCTCTTCATTCACCACCACTTGGTTTCCAACGTCCTTATTATATCCTCCATCTTTTCAGTCCTTGTTTGAAAAGCTCTCTCATTTCCATCCAGTTGTTCATGTCCTTGTCTTCTAACCCCTCATGACCTCCAGGGCCACCCTGCAGCTCATGGCCACCCTGCAGCTCACACAGGTGTGGGTGTAGTCCTCATCCCCAAGTTTCATCTCCTCATATCTCTTCAGCTCAGAGTCCTGAGTGACCGTGCTCCATTGACTGCACTGACTGCACTCCACACGGACTTCCCTTTGAGGTGGCTGGGCCTCTAGTATGACAAAGGTCCTTCCTTTTATCCCATTGTCCTTCAATGCAAACAGGTTGGTCAACGCACAAGTCAGCATAAAGGCTTAAGTAAAATATGGTATAATTCAAATCTATTTCTATGTGCATTTTCTTCATTCATTCAATGGGAATCAATAATAtgagtatgttttgttgtaggagTGGGAAAGTCTAAACACGGTCAGTCTCCAACTTACAGGCAGCTTTCTTGGTGAGGTGGGGACAGACTGAGTCCCTCCACAGCGCAGCAGAGACAGGGGTATTTGTCTGGTGGTGGGGTGCTCTTTGCAGCAGAAGCTGAACACCCTGGCAGCCAGGTAAACATCCCAACGATCAGGATGATCTTTCACCAAATCTGACACCAACCTGTCCAGGAATATgatgaaaaatgtattaaaacaaaacACATGCATATTATAACAAGTCAGCTGGGCTAGCATGACATGTGTTTGGATTCAGTAAACTGCCAAAAGATTATTGCAATCATTATCCCAATTCTATTTAGTAGACTATTATCCATAGTATAAGCTTTTAGAATCAGGTGGCTGTGTAGCAAGGTACATTGGAGAACAAACCGGTCTACGAGGGACTTTGTTACTGGATCCAGTGACACTCCCAGAGGACGGTAGAATATGAGGTGGCATGTCAGTTTCTTCAGATCACCCAAAGCCGAGTTGATCTGTAAAATTAAAAAAGGGAAGGGGAACTTAACAGGGGTTgaaaccggttcagggaacaggaccagaaaacaacaacatttttggaggaacagaatcagaaccgggaacgaaagtgatctatattgttccggaacagaaccgttGTTTGAAAaccatgggaaccggttaataaagTGATTTTACTTTCCAGGCCCACAAAAAAAATGCTACAAAGCGTcaatgcaaagccctcactctgtcactcagaaatgcATTCCAGTGCCTGCCTGCTGAtaatcaaatcaagttttattgtcacaaccgccaaatacaacaggtgtagaccttacagtgaaactttattttgctggtcggaacagtggaatggAACTACAAAAATTATGGTTTTGTTCAGAACGAaacaattggaaaataattttggttccacCCCTGGTACTTAATATTCATGAGAACTTAGTGCAACACTTAatttccccccaaaacatttttatttagggCAGTACAGTAACACTTACATCCACACATGCATGCATCTCTTACCTCTAAAATGTGTGCTCGAGTCAAACAAGACAGGATTCCAACAGGGAAGCCAAAGCGAGAGATGAGGTCAGAGATGATTTTGGCAATCTCTTTACTGTTGTTGGTCTTCATGGGGTAGGCTTCCATCCATTTGGAGTAGTAGTCCATTATAATTAGTACAAACTTGTGTCTACTTTTGGTCTCTGGAAATGGTCCCTTCACATCCATTGTCAGCCATTGCCATTTCTCCTTGATCTGGTTCAGATAAAGTAATTTGCAGTTATAATGTTTAGTTATATGCACATCAATTAACATGAGGTAATGGGCTGGGGAATACACACGACAGCAAACCTTTAAGTTGACAAGGGTCAAAATTATCTTGTTGCCGCTGTCCAGAATACAATGGTCAGTCAGAAACCTTACCTTAATTGCGTGCTTGGGGATAAAGATCAGACCTTGCTTTTCTAAAGTTGCAGATGGGATCTGAAATTGTCAGGAGTTCAGTTATTAAAGCACGTGTATGGAAAGGTTTAGGGTTATAGAAGACCTTTATAGGATGTTGTAATCATACACGCAACTGGCCCTAGAGGTCTGGGCCTCATCAACATCGTTTTGGTTGGGAGTAACAGTGACACTACTTTTCAACACGCTCCTCCCTGGGATTTTTGAGCAGGTACTATGAATTAAGCTGTTCGGAATATTTGGCAAAAGATACATACACGGTTGTTCTGTAAGGAATTAGGGGAACCCTTCCCAAACCAACAATTTTGATGAGCTCAATCAGCTTCACAATGAGGGCTAACTCACAACTTACTTCTTTAGGCATGTCTTTTACAGCCCAGTCAATACTctgaaaaacaaataaatactaaataaataaacatgaattaaacatttgtaaaaaaaatctcGATAAGAGCGATATGTACTTTGTACCTGTGGAACGCAGTAGTCGTCATGGAAACGACTTGGGTGCCATATACTGTGGTTTAAGTAGGTGGGTGGAGACTTCTCCCGTTGTGTGGACTCCTCAGGAACAGGATCCTCTGGAAACTGAAATCACCAGTAGAGGcaaaatacactttgatttgtgAAATCAAAAAGGGAAATACATATGTGGCATATCCTTTAGAGTAAACAGCAATACCAATGGAAAACTGGTAGTACAGTATTACTATCCTTCAGATTTTTACATATCTGAAggatatggggcggcaggtagcctagtggttagagcgttgggccagtaaccgaaaggttcctggatagaatccccgagttgacaaggtaaaaatctgtcgttctgcccctgaacaaggcagttaacccactgttccccggtaggccgtcattgtaaataagaatttgttcttaaaattaactgacttgcctggcttaaaaaaacacaaaaaaacagcaATACCAATGGAAAACCGGTATTACATTTTATATATCCTTCAGAGTAAACAGCAACACCAATGGAAAACTGGTAGTACATTTTATATATCCTTCAGAGTAAACAGCAAAACCAATGGAAAACTGCTAGTACATTTCACACATCCTTCAGAGTAAACAGCAACACCAATGGAAAACTGGTAGTACATTTTATATATCCTTCAGAGTAAACAGCAACACCAATGGAAAACTGGTAGTACATTTTACACATCCTTCAGAGTAAACAGCAAAACCAATGGAAAACTGGTAGTACAGTATTACTTTTTTTTATGTTGCATTTCTCACCGAGGTTACTCTTTTCCTCCTTCCGGCTGTTTTCTGAAACTACAAGAACTCAACAATAAAACACACACTTCAACTTAACCAACAAATCCAAAGCACGTTTCAAGAATCCTTAATATGTTAAATTCACAACCACCAGACTCAGTTAGGTCTAATAGTTTAAATATAAACAACACACCTGCCTCAATTTActaaatacctttttttgcaggTGACTAGGAAAGGCAAAGATAGTTGGTATTGCATCATCACGTAAACGCACTGTCTGCCCAGTTCTATCCATACATCTCTCCTCAAAATGCTCTGAGCACAGTAAGGAATGGGGGGTTGGCTGCCAGTCTTTCCATTTCATCTGACCCACCCACTCTTTTATTCGTTTAGGATCACGCTTTGGAAAGCTGTTGACATAGGAAAAAggttaaaacaacaaaatgtaaacaaCAGGGCAATCTGTGattgtaacatacatttttggaattttaaattaatgatatataaccattgattcttgaagaatataacttgtaaatgcatcatgagcttagttcaactgtcataccccatcagaaccaaaaATATAAGTTTGTAACTGTAAACAAACACTTTATAGCCTCACAACATTgctaaaactataattttgacatCATGGATGGTCACTGCCtgtggtcagtccttgcattcatagccctgtctatgaatttgacagtagttacatttctccagcctcatcCCTCATCTATTTACCAAAATCAGTGGCGGGGTgtctgctttgttattgtttgaactgcaaaTTGCAAAAGACAGGGATGAAACAGCGAGCACTTAGGCTGGGGTACTAAGGGGTGTTCATTTGTTTAGATGTTCCACGTTTTCTTTATGATAAGGTTATAACAGTTATGTCACATTCGTCCAAATCAAGGTATAGCCGATTTATTACTggaaatattagctagctatacaAGCTAACCAAGCACTCTAGCTAACGTAAGCTGACTAGCTAGTTGGCCAAGTATCGACGTTGGTCAAATGCTGAACGCCTTACCTGTGAAATGTAACCTTGTTTGTTTTATGTTTAACATTTTTAAAGGTATTCCTACAGTTGAAAGCTGAACAACGCCCTGGCATTTTTGCTAGGTAGCTAGTATTAGCTAACAACTATTAGACCAAGGAATGTGAAATAAAAAACTAAACAAGGAAGTGACACACAGGAAGTTAACGTAtcggcttcttcttcttctgccaCAACACATCTGTAAAGAAGACAGAAAAATGGCGGACCTCAGGAAAATCAGTTCTGGGTCTCTGCCCTATGTAAACGTTTCGCGAAAAGTGTCTTTTCAAGGGAAGGTTTTTATCCTACTATGTATAATATTGGCCGAACCTGGAGGAGCTACCACCCACTGGGTCGTCACTGAAGATGGAAAAATTCAACAGCAAGTACGTTAACGGCCCGTGTTTATAACCgtatgttgctagctagctaacgatttTATCACATATAGGTAGAACAAGTATCTTGACTTTACTTTGCTGTTGCTAACATTTGCTAACACGGCTGCAGGCTCATACTAGCTTGTCAACCATCGATTGCCAATTAAAACTACTTAAGTTCCTCTCTGAGACTTTTGCTAGCACAGTAATGTAGCAATGCTGACTCCCTAGATGGATACCCCGTTctctaactagctaacgttatctggGTAAGCCAGTTAATTAACTAATTAATTAAGGCATCCAATCATCATAGAAAAACTGAAATGAAGCAAACTTGTGATAGGTGATTGGTAGGTAGTAGGTTGGCAagttagctaattagctactGGGCTCAAAGATAATGGGCACAACAGAGCTGGCAGACTCAGTCGGCACATCCAGCTAACTAGTAGTTCCGATGCAACCAAGAGTTTTGACAACCGGCACAATGTCAAAACTCTCTTGGTCGCATCGAAGCTAGGTGAATTGAATGTAAAATTGTGCTTCGGGCTTGATGTAAGCCCATAAATAAAAGGGGTTTAGATAAAATAATATTTGATGTAACCTTTGTAGCTATACACAACTAAAGTATCCACTTACAAGTGACGTTTAGAAGGGCATTACATGTTCTGACTATTTAGCCATTGACATTCTATTTAGCTGTGGCCAAACTATCTAAAACGGATGGATTGGGAAAAACCAAAGATTACCTAGCTGCTACTACTACGTAATTACGGTGTCAAGTCAGCCAGGTTCCTCTGCCTCAATTCTGTTTTGGTGTTGTCTCACTTTACGTGTACTGTGGTCAGCAGACTCAAAGATGTCTTTAGTCTTTGGGGTCGAGTCATAGAGTGAAAACAAGTACTGTCACTGTTTATTTTAGACTAacgttttcagtttttttgcagGTTGACTCTCCTTTGAATCTTAAACATCCACATGACCTTGTCATCTTCATGCGACAGGAGACCCGTGTCAACTACTTGAAGAAGTTAGAGGTGATGATGAtattttaatgactacctcactGTGCTCATAGCCTATTGCTCTACTTCCTGGTTTTAGAATGTTAGTCCAAGGCCCACAGTGTTAAACATCTATACTGCTGTGATATCTCCAATATTCACAGCTGTTCAATAGTCATTAATACtcattgattattgaagaatatatTGGACCACATCAGATGGGGAAACCTGTCTTCCTTTCTTTATTTCCCAGTGAGATATAGCATTGCTTCCAAATCAAGCCACACTGAAAGGTCTGAATCTCATGTCTCTGACCTCTGCTTCATGCAGAAGCAGCTTGTCGCTCAGAAGATTCACATTGAGGAGAATGAGGACAGGGACACTGGCTTGGAGCAGAGGCACTATAAAGAGGATGCCGACTGTGTCACGGCTAAAGTACCCCTGGGAGACTTGGATCTCTACGATGGTACCTACATCTCCCTGGAGAGTAAAGACATCAGGTAAGCCCAGGCTGTGCACTCTTGACCAATCATTTGATTGTTACTAATGTGCCCTCACATAACTCATTATCAAGGGGAAGCAGTGATAAGGGATGTTGACATATGTCATCCGGGCCGTGTAACCAATCCATTGGTCGCGCTCCAAAACGGCTTCATCTTATCATTGACATTGACCGATGACATGAGTCATATTTTGGGTGATTTTCAACAACATACAATATACACACATTGGATGATCACGTCACATGTGTTAGAGGTCATGACACTACAGCACAAAACAAGATCAACTTTTAtacaaacaaatatatatttgttttaatttaacattttatttaactaggcaagtcagttaagaacaaattcttatttacaatgacagcctaggaacagtgggttaactgccttgttcaggggcagaacgacatatttttaccttgtcagctcggggattcaatctagcaacctttcggttactggcccaacgctctaaccactaggctacctgctggttactggcccaacgctctaaccactaggctatctgccgcccatAAATAAACAATCGAAGTATTTACATACTGTCAGTAGTCATCATTATTAGAACATACAAAGTGATATTCGAACAGGGAAAACATAGGGAGTTTACAAGAGGACAAGTGTTCTTGATGACATCCTGGTGTCGAGAAATCAACAAACATTTCTGATAGAATAAACCATGATGGCTTGTCTTTAAAATCTAGATCAGCATGTCCTGCATCACCAGGCATTTTAAACAGCCACATGATACAAGTCAACAACTGGTTACCTTTTCTCCTCTTGTTCCCTCTCTTCTGCTGGACACTACACTAATGCTCCCTGGACCTTGACTATGGATGTTTCTTTCAGCCCTGAGGATTACGTAGATTTTAGGTCCCCTCTACCCCCGGATCTGGAGAAGCCTGACTGTGCCAGAGTATTTGAGCTCCCATATAGTATCCACAGTTTCCAGCATCTCCGGGTGAGTTGAAGGGGAAAGCAAACCTGCTTGTTAATGCGATGCACATACATGTCTGGATCTGTGCCATATATGTCTATGTTTTCCAGGGTGTGCAGGAACAGGTGAACCTCACATCTCCTCTGCTTTCTAAAGAAGACCCCATTTTTGGCTCCCTGTCCCACAAACTGGGCCGCAGCATGGATGAGGTGGGCCATGGCATCCAGCAGGGCCTGCTGAGGGTACGTTGCACTCTATCGCCACTCTTCACCCTCACCAACACTGTCTGGTCTGTTTCTATTGGTTTACATATAGCCGCATGGGATTACTTTTAACTTTGATGCACTGATTTGTTCATTTTTATAAATGGACAGTCACTGTTTTAATAGTGTTCTGGTTTGACTTTCATACAGTTCCCTTCTGATGACCTGTTTGTTGTGTTGTCCAGAACTCCTCATCCTGGGTGCTGTATAACCTGGCGTCGTTCTACTGGAGGATAAAGAATGAGCCCAGGCGGGTGGTGGACTGTGTGGTCCGGGCCCTGCACTTCTCACCCAGGTACAAACAAAGGAAAACTCAGCCCCTGTCTTCAGTTTGTCAGGcatcagggtcatgttcattaggacaCATGATGTAAAGCACTGCAATGGAAAACTAAATGAGccattcttattggacaagtcctaGTATTCCATAATGTTTCAGTATGTTGTCTGCCCTTTGGTGCCCAATGAACACATCCCAGCTATGGTTATTCAACATTCAAACAGTGGATCATGTAAGAGTTTTAAGTCCCATTCTCCTTGTGTGTTGTGTATCCAGGCAGCACAAGGACCTGGCCCTGGTGAACATGGCCAACATCCTGCACCGGGCCCACTTCTCTGCTGACGCTGCCATCGTGGCTCACGCTGCCCTGGATTTGACCTCTGACCTTCTCACCAGCCACTACACCCTGGGCAACATCTACGCAGTGAGTTACAGCACCATTAGTAGATGCACTGATTCCACTTGTTTCCAAGTTGGTTCCTGATGGAATGCACACAAGACAGACAACCACAGAAAGCACATCATCATCTGGTTTCATCAACAATTGCAGCTCTATCATTCCCATTGAGGCACCATTCTACATCATGTGAAGTGAAACGGTACTAGTATCTATCAAGAGAACAGCAGGGGTCCAAGCACTGacccttgaggaacaccgaagtCAGTTTTTAGGGATGTCTAATGACGACAAAGAAAGCAGGCATTAGGTGATTTAAACCAAATGGAGCCGTTAAATAGAACACGTGGTTCTGCAACATTTGTTTCCACTACGTTTTATCATTTTTGGAGGGACGTTGACGTAGAGTTGTGTTGGTTTATGTTCACATACTGTCTGCTTTTAATGTTTTCACTACATCGACAGTAGGATGATACACTGACAGTAGCATGATACACTGACACTAGGATGATACACTGACACTAGGATGATACACttaaatttttttacattttagtcatttagcagacgctcctatccagagcgacttacattttttttcctgGGCTGGCCGTAGGACAGTAGGATGATACACTGACAGTAGGATGATACACTAGGATGATACACTGACAGTAGGATGATACACTAGGATGATACACTGACAGTGGGATGATGCACTGACGGTAGGATGATACACGAGAATGATACACTGACAGTAGGATGATACACTAGGATGATACACTGACAGTAGGATGATACACGAGAATGATACACTGACAGTATGATGATACACTGACAGTAGGATGATACACTGACAGTAGGATGATACACTAGGATGATACACTGACACTAGGATGATACACTGACAGGAGGCTGATACACTAGGATGATACACACAGTAGGATGATGCACTGACACTAGGCTGATACACTAGGCTGATACACTGACACTAGGCTGATACACTGACGGTAGGATGATACACTAGGATGATACACTGACGGTAGGATGATACACTAGGATGATACACTGACGGTAGGATGATACACTAGGATGATACACTGACAGTAGGATGATACACTAGGATGATACACTGACAGTAGGATGATACACTAGGATGATACACTAGGATGATACACTGACACTAGGATGATACACTGACAGGAGGCTGATACACTGGGATGATACTCTGACAGTAGGATGATACACTAGGATGATACACTGACAGTAGGATGATACACTAGGATGATACACTGACAGTAGGATGATACACTAGGATGATACACTGACAGTAGGATGATACACTAGGATGATACACTAGGATGATACACTGACACTAGGATGATACACTGACAGG
This region of Salmo trutta chromosome 29, fSalTru1.1, whole genome shotgun sequence genomic DNA includes:
- the LOC115166781 gene encoding uncharacterized protein LOC115166781 isoform X2 translates to MPGRCSAFNCRNTFKNVKHKTNKVTFHSFPKRDPKRIKEWVGQMKWKDWQPTPHSLLCSEHFEERCMDRTGQTVRLRDDAIPTIFAFPSHLQKKFQKTAGRRKRVTSFPEDPVPEESTQREKSPPTYLNHSIWHPSRFHDDYCVPQSIDWAVKDMPKEIPSATLEKQGLIFIPKHAIKVRFLTDHCILDSGNKIILTLVNLKVCCRVYSPAHYLMLIDVHITKHYNCKLLYLNQIKEKWQWLTMDVKGPFPETKSRHKFVLIIMDYYSKWMEAYPMKTNNSKEIAKIISDLISRFGFPVGILSCLTRAHILEINSALGDLKKLTCHLIFYRPLGVSLDPVTKSLVDRLVSDLVKDHPDRWDVYLAARVFSFCCKEHPTTRQIPLSLLRCGGTQSVPTSPRKLPDNGIKGRTFVILEAQPPQREVRVECSQCSQWSTVTQDSELKRYEEMKLGDEDYTHTCVSCRVAMSCRVALEVMRG
- the LOC115166781 gene encoding uncharacterized protein LOC115166781 isoform X1, with protein sequence MPGRCSAFNCRNTFKNVKHKTNKVTFHSFPKRDPKRIKEWVGQMKWKDWQPTPHSLLCSEHFEERCMDRTGQTVRLRDDAIPTIFAFPSHLQKKVFSKLRQFQKTAGRRKRVTSFPEDPVPEESTQREKSPPTYLNHSIWHPSRFHDDYCVPQSIDWAVKDMPKEIPSATLEKQGLIFIPKHAIKVRFLTDHCILDSGNKIILTLVNLKVCCRVYSPAHYLMLIDVHITKHYNCKLLYLNQIKEKWQWLTMDVKGPFPETKSRHKFVLIIMDYYSKWMEAYPMKTNNSKEIAKIISDLISRFGFPVGILSCLTRAHILEINSALGDLKKLTCHLIFYRPLGVSLDPVTKSLVDRLVSDLVKDHPDRWDVYLAARVFSFCCKEHPTTRQIPLSLLRCGGTQSVPTSPRKLPDNGIKGRTFVILEAQPPQREVRVECSQCSQWSTVTQDSELKRYEEMKLGDEDYTHTCVSCRVAMSCRVALEVMRG
- the LOC115166781 gene encoding uncharacterized protein LOC115166781 isoform X3; its protein translation is MPGRCSAFNCRNTFKNVKHKTNKVTFHSFPKRDPKRIKEWVGQMKWKDWQPTPHSLLCSEHFEERCMDRTGQTVRLRDDAIPTIFAFPSHLQKKVFSKLRQFQKTAGRRKRVTSFPEDPVPEESTQREKSPPTYLNHSIWHPSRFHDDYCVPQSIDWAVKDMPKEIPSATLEKQGLIFIPKHAIKIKEKWQWLTMDVKGPFPETKSRHKFVLIIMDYYSKWMEAYPMKTNNSKEIAKIISDLISRFGFPVGILSCLTRAHILEINSALGDLKKLTCHLIFYRPLGVSLDPVTKSLVDRLVSDLVKDHPDRWDVYLAARVFSFCCKEHPTTRQIPLSLLRCGGTQSVPTSPRKLPDNGIKGRTFVILEAQPPQREVRVECSQCSQWSTVTQDSELKRYEEMKLGDEDYTHTCVSCRVAMSCRVALEVMRG